The Labilibaculum sp. sequence TGAAAGTTTAAAGATGGGTGGCCTTTTGGCAGTGAATAAAGGTAGCCTTGATGAGCCGACTTTTTCTATCCTGGAGTGGAAATCAAAAGAGGCGGTTAATTCAAAACCAATTGTTTTTGTTGGAAAAGGAGTCGTATATGATACCGGAGGATTGAGTCTTAAACCAACTAAAGATAGCATGGATTTGATGAAATCTGATATGGGTGGTGCAGCATCGGTAGCCGGAGCAATTTATGCAATTGCGAAAGCTAAATTGCCAATTCATGTAATTGGATTAATTCCTGCTACAGACAATCGTCCGGGCGGAAATGCTTATGTGCCGGGTGATGTTATCAAAATGTATAATGGGAAAACTGTTGAGGTTTTAAATACAGATGCCGAAGGAAGAATGATTTTAGCCGATGCTCTTAGTTATGCAGATCAGTATCAACCGGAATTTGTTGTCGATTTGGCAACTTTAACAGGTGCTGCAGCTGCAGCCATCGGGAAATATGGCATGGTGGCAATGGGAAATGAGGATAGTAAGGATAAGATGACCCAATTAAAGGAGTCTGGAGAGAAAGTTTACGAAAGACTGGTAGAATTTCCTTTTTGGGAGGAATTTGGAGAGCTGATAAAATCGGATATTGCAGATTTGAAGAATATTGGTGGTCGTGATGGTGGAGCAATAACAGCTGGGAAATTCCTGGAGCATTTTACAAATTATCCATGGATTCATCTCGATATTGCCGGACCGGCGTTTGTAAGTACAACAGATAATTACAGAGGTAAAGGAGGCACAGGTGTTGGTGTTCGCTTGTTATTTGAATTTATTAAACAATATCGATAGTAGGAATAATTGAAAAGATGATGCTCTTTTATTGAATCTTTCTATTTTTGTAATGATTTTTTTAAGATTTAAGGCACAAATGTTTTGCAAATGTATTTCTTAATCACTCTGTTAATTGTATTGATAAAGTCAGAGAGTATAAGAAGTAACAATATAGCTGATCATTTTCCAGTTCACTCTATTTAAATAGTAACGGCTTAAAATTGGACTTTTGAAAGTGATATCAGTCCACTGATATAAAATAAACAGCAGATGAAAAACACTAAAATAAGAGTTGGAATCACTCATGGCGATATTAACGGAATTGGCTACGAGGTTATTATTAAAACCTTGATGGATGAAAGGATGTATGAAATTTGTACTCCAATTATTTATGGCTCTCCAAAAGTTGCAGCTTATCATCGAAAAGCACTCGACATAGAAACTTTTAGTTTGAATAATATTAAGGAAGCTCAGGAAGCGCACCCTAATAGAACAAACATTATTAATTGTGTTGATGAAAATATAAAGGTTGAGTTAGGTAAATCAACAAGTAGTGCCGGAGAATCTGCGTTTAAGGCTTTAGAGGCTGCTGTTGCAGATTTAGAAAAGGGATTAATTGATGTATTGGTTACAGCGCCAATAAATAAAAAGAACATTCAATCTAAGGATTTTGTATTTCCAGGGCATACTGAATATTTGGAAAGCAAGTTGAATTCCGGTAAATCGTTAATGCTTTTAATTAGCGATAAGCTAAGAGTGGGGGTTGTTGCAGGTCATGTGCCTATTTCAAAGGTGCCCGAGGTTGTTTCAAAAGAAAATATTATTAGTAAGCTTAATATTTTAAATAGTTCTTTGCAGAAGGATTTTGGAATTAGAAGACCACGAATTGCAGTTTTAAGTTTAAACCCACATGCTGGTGACGAAGGATTGATTGGAACAGAGGAAATCGATGTAATAATTCCTGCTTTGGAAGAGGTTCGGGAAAAGGGAATAATGGCCTTAGGCCCTTATCCTGCTGATGGTTTCTTTGGTTCTTCAGATTATATGAAGTTTGATGCTATTTTGGCAATGTATCATGATCAGGGGCTGGCTCCATTTAAAGCTTTGGCATTTGATTCCGGGGTGAATTTTACCGCAGGATTATCCAAAATCAGAACATCGCCTGCCCATGGTACAGCATATTCTATTGCCGGAACTAATGTTGCATCTGAAAAATCTTTTCAGCAGGCATTGTATACCGCCATTGATGTTTTTAGAAACAGGGAAAATTTTGAAGAAATTAATAGAAACCCTATGCAAACATCAGAATCATCAAAGAATTCGTAATGAATTATTAACAAGTTAGTTAAAAGAGCGGTTAAATTTGAATCGCTCTTTCATTTTTTGTTAAAAACAAAATCTTGATTGTAAAAATTGCATAATTTTACATATTTTAAGGATCTAAACAGAAAAATTCAATTCACATTTTATGTTTGAATATATAAAAGGAATTATAGTTGACCTTACCCCCACTTCAGTAGTTGTCGAAACTGGCGGAATCGGTTATTTTTTAAATATTTCATTGAATACCTATTCGAAATTATCTGGACATAAAGAAGCACAATTGTATTTGCATCAGGTTGTTCGTGAGGATGCACACTTGTTCTTCGGTTTTTTTGATGCTAATGAAAGAGGAATTTTTCGTCATTTAATATCGGTGTCAGGAGTTGGTGCCAATACAGCTCGTATGATGCTTTCATCTTTAACACCTTCTGAAATTCAATCAGCAATTATTTCCAGCAATGTAAAAACCTTGCAGGGAGTTAAAGGAATCGGAGCTAAATCGGCACAAAGAATTATTATTGAATTAAAGGATAAACTTGGAAAAGATACTGATATCTCTGACTTTTCTTTACCGCAGAACAATACTACTAAAGAAGAAGCGTTATCTGCTTTAGTGATGTTAGGTTTTGCAAAAAATTCAGTAACTAAAGTTATTGATAAAGTATTTGCCGCGAATATTGATGCAAGTGTGGAGGATTTAATTAAGCTGGCCTTGAAACAACTATAATTGAAAAACGTAATTGCTTTACTAACCTAAGGTAATCAACCATTGAAGAAACTTATTAGATATACTCTGACCTTATTAATCGTATTGTTCTGTAATGCTTTGAGAAGTAATTACAGCCTGAGTGCCCGTAATTCTAATTTTGAATTTGGCATTCAAACAATTCAACAACAGGACACTACCAAACGATCAAAAAGCGACTCAGGACGTGTAGTCAATTCGAAATCTCCATTTCATAAAGATAATCCTGATGCAAAAGACAATTCACTTCCCTTCCCATTTGAAGATGTAAACGATAATCAAGAGTTTGGTTCTCAAAATCAATCTCCATTGTATCTTAAGGATCCCAAAAATATTCTGACATCTATTCAGTATGATGCTGTTACAGGTAATTATATTCTAGTGACGCGAATTGGTGATATCGATTATCGTCGTCCAATAAGCATGACAGCAGAAGAATACAAGCAATACGAAGCAGAAAAATCTCTTCGGGATTATTGGATGGAACGCAGTCGGAGTGATGGAATGTCAGGTGGTGACGAGTTAGTTCCGGATTTAAAATTAGGTGGGCAATTTGTCGATAAAATTTTTGGAAGCAATACAATTTCCATTAAACCACAGGGATCAGCCGAGCTAACTTTCGGCATTAATACAACCAAGGTCGAAAATCCGACTCTGCCTGTAAATCTTAGGAAAACAACGAGTTTCGATTTTGATGAGAAGATTCAAATGAACGTGACTGGTTCAGTTGGCGAGAAGTTGAAGATGGATGTGAATTACAATACTGAGGCTACTTTCGATTTTGAAAATCAAATGAGGCTGGAGTATTCCGGTGATGAAGATGAGATTATTAAGAAGATTGAAGCTGGTAATGTTTCAATGCCAATTTCAAATACACTGATTACCGGGGGACAAAATTTGTTTGGTGTAAAGGCACAATTGCAATTCGGCAAGCTATCGGTAACTTCGATTTTCTCTCAGCAAAAAGGAGAGACCACTGTTGTTGAGATGGAGAATGGAGCTCAGAAAAATGAATTTGAGATTTCAGTGGATAAATATGAAGCCAACCGACATTTCTTTCTTTCGAAATATTTTTACGACAATTACGATCGATCTCTGCGAAATCTTCCGGTTATTAATTCAGGAGTTGCAATCAATAAAGTTGAAGTTTGGGTGACCAATAAAACTTCCAATTTTCAGGATTCCCGTAACCTTGTTGCTTTTGTTGATTTAGCTGAAGATGGCTCAAATATTTATAATCCTTCAGAATTTTTGCAGACAGGAACAGGAACCTTGCCATATAATGAGTTGAACGATCTCTATGTGAAAATGACTAATTCTTATTCAGGGATTAGAGATATCAATCAGGTTACAAGTACATTATCGCCTTTGGCTCCGGGATTTGTCAGTGGAACCGATTACGAAAAAGTTGAAAATGCCCGCAAATTGTCCGAGTCGGAATATTCTGTGAATGAAAAATTGGGTTATATTTCTTTAAATCAGGCATTAAATGCGGATGAGATTTTGGCTGTTTCGTATGAATACACCTACAGAGGACAAGTGTTTAGAGTTGGAGAATTCACCAGTGATGGAGTGAGTGCTCCTCAAACACTCATTATGAAATTGTTGAAAGGAACCAATCTGAGCCCACAAATGCCAACATGGAAATTAATGATGAAAAACATCTATAATATTGGTGCTTTTCAGGTTAATCCAGAGGATTTCATATTAAATGTATTGTATCAAAATGATAATGCGGGAACTTCTGTAAATTATTTACCGGAAGGAGACATTAAAAACCAAATTCTGCTCGAAGTATTGAATTTAGATAACCTGAATTCTCAATTGGATCCGGGTGCTGATGGAATGTTCGATTTTATCGATGGGATTACAATTTATTCAACAAATGGTCGAATCATATTCCCGGAAATTGAGCCTTTTGGCAGCCACCTCAGAAAAATGATTAATAATGAAGCTATTGCAGATCAATATGTGTTTGAGGAGCTTTATAAATTGACTCAAAATGATGCACAGCAGATTGCAGAGAAAAATAAATATAGTCTGAAAGGTAGTTACAAATCATCAACAAGTTCAGAGATTTCTTTGAATGCTTTGAATGTGGAACCAGGTTCGGTTAGTGTAAAGGCTGGTGGTAGAGAACTAATCGAGAATATTGATTACACTGTGGATTATACACTGGGAAGGGTGAAAATAATCAATCAAAGTTTATTGGAATCGAGTACACCAATTTCCATTTCTTCGGAAAATAATTCGTTATTTAATATTCAGACCAAAACATTGATCGGGGTTCAAATGGATTATCAGTTTAATGATGATTTTAATCTGGGTGCTACCATGATGCATCTTTCTGAACAGCCTCTTACACAAAAAGTTAATATTGGTGATGAACCAATTTCGAATACGATTTGGGGTTTGAATGGCAGCTATAGAACCGAATCGGAATTTCTGACACGCATGGTGGATAAAATTCCATTTATTGAAACAAAAGAGCCTTCATCAATTGCTGTTGAAGGTGAATTTGCGCAATTGGTTCCAGGTCATAATAAAGCAATTGGCAGTTCGGGTACAGCCTATATCGATGATTTTGAGGGAACAGAGACTTCGATTGATATGAAGAGTTTGAGTTCCTGGGTTTTGGCGAGTACGCCACAAAATAATGAAGCTTTATTTAAAGAAGGAAATTTGAATAATGATTTAGCATATGGTTTTAACCGGGCAAAACTGGCTTGGTATGTAATCGATCCTTTATTCTTGCGCAATAGCTCTGCAACACCAGGGCACATTAAATCGGATAAGGATCAGCAATCAAATCACTTTGTCCGAGAGATATTTGAGGAAGAAATCTGGCCGAATAAGGAGAGGGCCTCCGGGGTTCCGACTAATATTTCGGTTCTGAATATGGCTTATTATCCTGATGAAAAAGGGCCCTATAATTATGACGTAGATGGACAATCCGGGATTTCTCAAGGGATGAATTCTGATGGAACCCTTAAAGCCCCGGAATCAAGGTGGGGTGGTATCATGCGTAAAATCGAAACCAACGATTTTGAAGCTGCAAATATTGCTTACATTGAGTTTTGGATGATGGATCCATTTGTGTATGAACCAGATCACAAAGGGGGAAATTTATATTTTAATCTTGGAAACATTTCCGAAGATATATTAAGAGATTCGAGAAAATCATTTGAGAATGGATTGCCTGCAGATGAAACTGTTACTTTGGTGGATAGTACAAAATGGGGGCGTGTTCCTTTAGTACAATCCCTGGTAAATGCTTTCGATAATAATACAAACTCCAGAAGATATCAGGATGTTGGATTGGATGGATTGAGTTCAAGTGATGAGTTGAGTTATTTCAAGGAATACATTCAGGCAATTAGTATTTCGGCAAATCTGGGGACAGGATCCGAAGCCTATGTTTTGGCTCAAAATGACCCTTCAGGTGATGATTATCATTATTTTAGAGGTGCAGATTACGATAGTGATGAGCTAAGTATTTTGGAACGTTATAAAAAGTATAATGGTCCGGAGGGGAATTCACCAACATCCGAATTATCAGGAAGTGCATACCCTACATCTGCAACAACATTGCCAGATGTTGAAGATATTAATCATGATAATACTTTGAGTGAAACTGAAGCTTACTATCAATGCAAAGTACATTTGGCGCCGGCAGACATGCAGATAGGTCAAAACTTTATTGTTGATAAAGTGACCAGTAATGTGGACTTAGCAAATGGAACAAATGGCTCGGTTGATTGGTATCAGTTTAAGATTCCTGTTGATGAATTCAAAGATACATATGGTAACATAAGTGATTTTACATCCATTCGTTTCATGAGAATGTTCTTGAGGGATTTTGAAGAAGATGTGGTTCTGCGATTTGCTACCCTCGATTTAGTTCGTGATGATTGGAGGAGTTATGATCAGTCTATTAATGAAAATGAAACGGATGATATCGTATCGGAAGCTGGTTTTGATATTACAGCAGTAAATATTGAGGAGAATGCAAGTAAAGAACCGGTAAACTATATTTTGCCACCGGGAATTGATCGGGTTGTAGATCCGAGTAATCCTCAGTTAATTCAACTCAATGAGCAGGCAATATTGTTGAAAGTTACTAATCTGGAAGATGGAAAAGGAAAAGGAGCCTACAAAACCCTTAACATGGACATCAGGAAATATGGTAAGTTTAAAATGGATGTTCATGCTGAGGAGATTGAAGGCTATTCGGTTCGTGATGAAGAAGTGAATGTATTTGTTCGTTTGGGTTCGGATTATCAGGACAATTACTACGAATATGAAATTCCCATGCGGTTAACACCTGCCGGTCTTTATAATGGAGATATTGAAGAGGATCGTTTAGCCGTTTGGCCTGATGAAAATCGTTTTGATTTTAAGCTTCGTCTGTTTCAAACAATAAAGCAGTTACGAAACGATGCAGTACGTGGTACTAATGCAAAATATTCCGACATATATGATTTAAAAGTTGGTGATTTGTCAAATGATGCAGATCCGCAGCACCAAGATCATATTGTTAGAATAAAAGGAAATCCAAATCTGGCGAACATCAGAACGGTTATGATTGGGGTGAAAAATCCCACCAATGATGCTACCGGAATGGATGATAATCAACTAAAATCGGTTGAGGTATGGTTGAACGAAATGCGGTTGACGGATTTTGATGAAGACGGTGGTTGGGCAGCAAATCTAAGGGTAACAACAAAATTAGCTGATTTTGGTACGGTTACTTGGGCAGGAAGCAAAATTACATCTGGTTTTGGGGGTATAGAAGATGGTGTTAATGATCGCTACAAAGATGATATATTTCAGTATGATTTATCTGCGAGTTTTGAGTTAGGTAAATTTTTTCCCGAAAAATCGGGTGTTCGAATTCCATTGTATTATGCTATTTCTGAAGAAACAATAAGTCCGGAATACAATCCGTTAGATCCGGACATTCCATTGGATGTAGCACTTGAGAATGCGAATTCTAAAATGGAACGGGACTCTATCGAAAAAATGTCTCAGGAATATACGAAAAGAAAGAGTTTTAATTTGACGAATGTTCGTATCGAAAAGACAGAAGGAAAACCTAAATTGCTGGATGTTTCGAATTTAGCTCTTACCTATTCCTACAATGAAACTTATTCCAGAGATGTAAATACGGTTCGTGATTTGGAGAAGAATTACAGAGGTGTATTGAGCTATAACTATAACAATGTGCCGAAAAATATCCAGCCATTTAAGAGGGTTAGTGCTTTTCAAAATCCGATGTTTAGATTGTTAAAGGATTTTAATTTTTACTATTTGCCAACACAACTTTCTTTCCGATCTGATTTGCAGCGCTATTACCGCGAAATTGAGAAAAGGCATATTACTGAAATAGGAAGTGGAAATACCGAGCTGGCGACTGTTAAAATTAAACCTACTTTCGATAAGGATTTTATTTGGTATCGTTATTACGATTTAAAATACAATTTAACTAAAGGACTAAAGTTTGATTTCTCCGCGACAAATACATCTCGAATTGATGAACCGGAAGGTATTGTTGATAGAGATAGAGATCGTGAAACCTACAACATTTGGAAAGATTCTATTTGGAATAATTTAATGGATGGTGGTCGAAATATTCAGTACCATCATAATTTTAATCTTACTTATACGGTTCCGATAAATAAAATTCCTTTGTTGAATTGGACATCAGTTACAGCACGATATGCGGGGGCATATGATTGGAATGCTGGTGCAGTTACCGCCGATACTATCGAGTTGGGAAATACCATTCGAAACTCAAATAATATACAGGTAAACGGGCAATTAAACTTTGTTAATTTGTACAATAAAGTTGGTTTGCTGAAAAGAATTAATCAAAAATATAGTTCGAATCGGAAATACAAAAAGAAAACAGAGGATTACAAAAAGGTTAATTATGAAGGTACTGTTGCAGAACTAAAAGCTGGAATTCCTACTTCTGTATATCATAAATTATCTACCGAGGATATCTCCATTAAGGTTTATGATACTCAGGGAAAGGAAATAAAGGTTAAGGTGAAATCTGTAACAGGTAACAGGGCTAAGATTACTTCAAGCGAGAATGTGAAAAATGTTCGGGTAAGAGTCAATGGCAAGCTTTCGGAGAGTGATGGTGTTTTTGCTTTGATAGGAGAGAATTTTCTTAGAACAGTAATGAGTGTTCGTAATATTTCTATTAATTATTCGGAAATTAACTCAACAACATTGCCTGGATATATGCCACAAACAAATTATTTTGGAGGTGAGTCATATAACGGAACCAAGGCTCCCGGGTTTAACTTCCTGATAGGTAAGCAGGACAATAATTTTGCAGGAAATGCCGCTGAAAAAGGTTGGATTACAACTGATGAAGCTTTGAATGAACCATATGTAATGAGTCATACTCAAAACTTTACCATAAGGAGTACTATCGAACCGGTAAAAGGCTTAAAAATTGATTTAACTGCCAATCGTAATTATTCAAGGAACCGAAGCGAATACTATATTTACGATTCGGGGAATGATAATTTCACGGCAGAGAATCTTGTTAAATCGGGTAATTTCAGCATGAGTTTTTTAAGTTTGAAATCGGCCTTTTTTACTATTGGAAACACTGGAGATTATTCTTCTTCATATTTCGATAAATTTTTAGATTTAAGAAAAGAAGAAAGTTTACGATTGGCAAAAGAGAGATATGGTGAAAATTATGAGGCGAAAAAAATATTCACAGAGGTTGTTGTAGGAACAGAAACAACGAAAGTAGAGACGGATTATTATGAAGGTTATGGAGAAACTTCCCAGGAAGTTTTAATTCCAGCTTTTCTTAAAGCATATGGTAATGGAGGAAAAGGTTATAATAGTTTGTTCCCGGCTATTTCCCGTATGAAACCAAATTGGAGAGTGACTTTCGAAGGATTATCCAAACTGCCGTTAATTAAGAGGTATTTCAAATCTATAAATTTGAGTCATTCATATACTGCCACGTATGATGTGGGGTCGTATAATACCAATTTGACTTACGAGGAAGGCGATGACGGATATAGTATTATTCAAGATCTGGCGAAAAATTTTCTACCTCTTTACGAAGCCAATTCAATTTCCATAAACGAGCAATTCAATCCTTTGATAAACGTTGATATGATTTGGAAGAATAATTTCTCGACTAGTTTTGAAATTAAGCGCACGCGAAATTTGATTCTAAGTTTATCAAACACGCAGTTAACAGAAGTAGCTTCTAATGAAGTGATTTTTGGTCTGGGGTATCGATTTGATGATTTCGGTATGATAATCGGCTCAGGGGCGAAACAGAAAAAATATAAGAGTGATCTTAATTTACGGGGAGATCTATCAATTCGTAAGAACAATACCATTATTAGAAAAATTGTTGATGAAGTGGATCAGTTAACATCAGGACAGAAAGTAGTAACAGTTAAGTTTAGTGCTGACTATGTTTTGAGTAACAGATTTAATTTAAGACTGTATTACGACCGGATTGTAAATACTCCTTATGTTTCACTTTCATACCCAACTACAACTACTGAATTTGGTGCGAGTATTCGTTTTACTCTTGCGAATTAAAGGTTTTACTGTTATGCACTTATATTCTGATTTTGCAGTGATCATTACTCATCAGATAGAATGAATAAGAATAAGTTCTAAAACATTCAATTACGTATGAAGTGATATATTATAATTAAAAAAAAAATGTAAATTTGGGCAGTAATTTAATACTCTTAATAAACAACATACTATCATGAATGTACCTGAAAATTTAAAGTATACCAAAGATCACGAATGGATTCGTGTTGAAGGAGAAGAAGCCTTTGTTGGTGTTACTGACTTTGCTCAAGGAGAGCTTGGAGATATCGTTTTTGTTGAAGTTGAAACCGAAGGCGACGAATTAGATAAAGAAGAAATATTCGGAACTATTGAGGCAGTTAAGACTGTTTCAGACATGTTTATGCCAATTGGGGGTGAAGTGTTAGAGTTCAATGAGAAATTGGAAGAGGCTCCGGATTTGATCAACTCTGATCCATATGGTGAAGGTTGGATTGTGAAAATTAAAATTGCTGATAATTCAGAATTGGAAGAATTATTAACTGCAGAACAATACAAAGAATTATTGTAATTATTCAATATGTAACGAAACCCTCATACCATCCGTGTGAGGGTTTTTTTATGATTGAAATCTTTTTAGTGTAAAAAATAAT is a genomic window containing:
- the gcvH gene encoding glycine cleavage system protein GcvH, producing the protein MNVPENLKYTKDHEWIRVEGEEAFVGVTDFAQGELGDIVFVEVETEGDELDKEEIFGTIEAVKTVSDMFMPIGGEVLEFNEKLEEAPDLINSDPYGEGWIVKIKIADNSELEELLTAEQYKELL
- the ruvA gene encoding Holliday junction branch migration protein RuvA yields the protein MFEYIKGIIVDLTPTSVVVETGGIGYFLNISLNTYSKLSGHKEAQLYLHQVVREDAHLFFGFFDANERGIFRHLISVSGVGANTARMMLSSLTPSEIQSAIISSNVKTLQGVKGIGAKSAQRIIIELKDKLGKDTDISDFSLPQNNTTKEEALSALVMLGFAKNSVTKVIDKVFAANIDASVEDLIKLALKQL
- a CDS encoding leucyl aminopeptidase translates to MKIEVKSFQAPNENENILFLATAGNYKNLPLSEQEMKFAEEQIDDEDTLIELNRYTHKIYLHVSDKKVYTNSDLEKMRKLGFSFHSKIQKSKITKIVLQDYLNDAEAILAFTEGVALTNYQFLKYITDTKKQKHTLEEVIIHSDAVGSAQLNDLMAVVEGVKFARELVNEPLSYLTAERLSEEIQEMSAKAGFTVEVFGKKKIESLKMGGLLAVNKGSLDEPTFSILEWKSKEAVNSKPIVFVGKGVVYDTGGLSLKPTKDSMDLMKSDMGGAASVAGAIYAIAKAKLPIHVIGLIPATDNRPGGNAYVPGDVIKMYNGKTVEVLNTDAEGRMILADALSYADQYQPEFVVDLATLTGAAAAAIGKYGMVAMGNEDSKDKMTQLKESGEKVYERLVEFPFWEEFGELIKSDIADLKNIGGRDGGAITAGKFLEHFTNYPWIHLDIAGPAFVSTTDNYRGKGGTGVGVRLLFEFIKQYR
- the pdxA gene encoding 4-hydroxythreonine-4-phosphate dehydrogenase PdxA, whose amino-acid sequence is MKNTKIRVGITHGDINGIGYEVIIKTLMDERMYEICTPIIYGSPKVAAYHRKALDIETFSLNNIKEAQEAHPNRTNIINCVDENIKVELGKSTSSAGESAFKALEAAVADLEKGLIDVLVTAPINKKNIQSKDFVFPGHTEYLESKLNSGKSLMLLISDKLRVGVVAGHVPISKVPEVVSKENIISKLNILNSSLQKDFGIRRPRIAVLSLNPHAGDEGLIGTEEIDVIIPALEEVREKGIMALGPYPADGFFGSSDYMKFDAILAMYHDQGLAPFKALAFDSGVNFTAGLSKIRTSPAHGTAYSIAGTNVASEKSFQQALYTAIDVFRNRENFEEINRNPMQTSESSKNS
- the sprA gene encoding cell surface protein SprA yields the protein MKKLIRYTLTLLIVLFCNALRSNYSLSARNSNFEFGIQTIQQQDTTKRSKSDSGRVVNSKSPFHKDNPDAKDNSLPFPFEDVNDNQEFGSQNQSPLYLKDPKNILTSIQYDAVTGNYILVTRIGDIDYRRPISMTAEEYKQYEAEKSLRDYWMERSRSDGMSGGDELVPDLKLGGQFVDKIFGSNTISIKPQGSAELTFGINTTKVENPTLPVNLRKTTSFDFDEKIQMNVTGSVGEKLKMDVNYNTEATFDFENQMRLEYSGDEDEIIKKIEAGNVSMPISNTLITGGQNLFGVKAQLQFGKLSVTSIFSQQKGETTVVEMENGAQKNEFEISVDKYEANRHFFLSKYFYDNYDRSLRNLPVINSGVAINKVEVWVTNKTSNFQDSRNLVAFVDLAEDGSNIYNPSEFLQTGTGTLPYNELNDLYVKMTNSYSGIRDINQVTSTLSPLAPGFVSGTDYEKVENARKLSESEYSVNEKLGYISLNQALNADEILAVSYEYTYRGQVFRVGEFTSDGVSAPQTLIMKLLKGTNLSPQMPTWKLMMKNIYNIGAFQVNPEDFILNVLYQNDNAGTSVNYLPEGDIKNQILLEVLNLDNLNSQLDPGADGMFDFIDGITIYSTNGRIIFPEIEPFGSHLRKMINNEAIADQYVFEELYKLTQNDAQQIAEKNKYSLKGSYKSSTSSEISLNALNVEPGSVSVKAGGRELIENIDYTVDYTLGRVKIINQSLLESSTPISISSENNSLFNIQTKTLIGVQMDYQFNDDFNLGATMMHLSEQPLTQKVNIGDEPISNTIWGLNGSYRTESEFLTRMVDKIPFIETKEPSSIAVEGEFAQLVPGHNKAIGSSGTAYIDDFEGTETSIDMKSLSSWVLASTPQNNEALFKEGNLNNDLAYGFNRAKLAWYVIDPLFLRNSSATPGHIKSDKDQQSNHFVREIFEEEIWPNKERASGVPTNISVLNMAYYPDEKGPYNYDVDGQSGISQGMNSDGTLKAPESRWGGIMRKIETNDFEAANIAYIEFWMMDPFVYEPDHKGGNLYFNLGNISEDILRDSRKSFENGLPADETVTLVDSTKWGRVPLVQSLVNAFDNNTNSRRYQDVGLDGLSSSDELSYFKEYIQAISISANLGTGSEAYVLAQNDPSGDDYHYFRGADYDSDELSILERYKKYNGPEGNSPTSELSGSAYPTSATTLPDVEDINHDNTLSETEAYYQCKVHLAPADMQIGQNFIVDKVTSNVDLANGTNGSVDWYQFKIPVDEFKDTYGNISDFTSIRFMRMFLRDFEEDVVLRFATLDLVRDDWRSYDQSINENETDDIVSEAGFDITAVNIEENASKEPVNYILPPGIDRVVDPSNPQLIQLNEQAILLKVTNLEDGKGKGAYKTLNMDIRKYGKFKMDVHAEEIEGYSVRDEEVNVFVRLGSDYQDNYYEYEIPMRLTPAGLYNGDIEEDRLAVWPDENRFDFKLRLFQTIKQLRNDAVRGTNAKYSDIYDLKVGDLSNDADPQHQDHIVRIKGNPNLANIRTVMIGVKNPTNDATGMDDNQLKSVEVWLNEMRLTDFDEDGGWAANLRVTTKLADFGTVTWAGSKITSGFGGIEDGVNDRYKDDIFQYDLSASFELGKFFPEKSGVRIPLYYAISEETISPEYNPLDPDIPLDVALENANSKMERDSIEKMSQEYTKRKSFNLTNVRIEKTEGKPKLLDVSNLALTYSYNETYSRDVNTVRDLEKNYRGVLSYNYNNVPKNIQPFKRVSAFQNPMFRLLKDFNFYYLPTQLSFRSDLQRYYREIEKRHITEIGSGNTELATVKIKPTFDKDFIWYRYYDLKYNLTKGLKFDFSATNTSRIDEPEGIVDRDRDRETYNIWKDSIWNNLMDGGRNIQYHHNFNLTYTVPINKIPLLNWTSVTARYAGAYDWNAGAVTADTIELGNTIRNSNNIQVNGQLNFVNLYNKVGLLKRINQKYSSNRKYKKKTEDYKKVNYEGTVAELKAGIPTSVYHKLSTEDISIKVYDTQGKEIKVKVKSVTGNRAKITSSENVKNVRVRVNGKLSESDGVFALIGENFLRTVMSVRNISINYSEINSTTLPGYMPQTNYFGGESYNGTKAPGFNFLIGKQDNNFAGNAAEKGWITTDEALNEPYVMSHTQNFTIRSTIEPVKGLKIDLTANRNYSRNRSEYYIYDSGNDNFTAENLVKSGNFSMSFLSLKSAFFTIGNTGDYSSSYFDKFLDLRKEESLRLAKERYGENYEAKKIFTEVVVGTETTKVETDYYEGYGETSQEVLIPAFLKAYGNGGKGYNSLFPAISRMKPNWRVTFEGLSKLPLIKRYFKSINLSHSYTATYDVGSYNTNLTYEEGDDGYSIIQDLAKNFLPLYEANSISINEQFNPLINVDMIWKNNFSTSFEIKRTRNLILSLSNTQLTEVASNEVIFGLGYRFDDFGMIIGSGAKQKKYKSDLNLRGDLSIRKNNTIIRKIVDEVDQLTSGQKVVTVKFSADYVLSNRFNLRLYYDRIVNTPYVSLSYPTTTTEFGASIRFTLAN